From the genome of candidate division WOR-3 bacterium:
GGGATAATGACCTGGATTATCTTTCGCCGGCTCTTAGAGGAGCAGGATTACGCCACCTTTACCATCCGGATGGTGCGCCATCTCAAGCCGGTGGTGAATGGAACCGAGCTGCAGAATGTGGGTATGGGTGTGATCGCCGTGCGGCTGGGCTTCACACCAGAAATCAACCTGGAAAAACTCCTCCGCCCGAGCAATATTATCTCGGTTGATCTTTTTCCGGAAAGCCAAGGGACGCCACCCGGTTTGCGCCTTGTCCTCCACTCCGACCCTTTGATTCTCATTATGTTTGTTTTGAACCCGGAGACGATGAGACCGATAAAAGAGGAACGCGTCTATAATGAGATAAAGCGCGACCTGCGTTTGGTGCACTCCTGGGCAAACCTCGGGCTTCTGGTGGTCAATGGCAACTACCTCCTGCGCACACCGCAGATTGACCATTTTGTCAACCGCATGGCGATTAACGAGACCGAGGCGCGCATCTTCAGAGACAAAATTAAGGGTTTGTAAGCAATTTCTTTGGAAGCAAATCATCGCCACAGTCACCAGGTTCAGGCGCGGAGCCTCATTTTGGCCCTTGCTTTGAATTTAAGTTTTGCCGTTGCCGAAATTATTACCGGTTTACTTGCCAACTCCCTCGTTTTGCTTGCCGGTGCGGTGCATGATTTTGGCGATGCGGTTGGGCTCGGGCTTTCCTATGTTGGTCTGCGGCTTTCAGTTCTGCCGCCAAACCGGCGCCGGACATTTGGCTATCGCAAGGTCAGGATTCTGATAACATTTGTCAATGCGCTGGCGCTCGGCGTCTTCACCGTCTTGATAATCCGTGCCGCAATTGTCCGCATCTTCAGTCCTGAGCCGGTAAAAAGCCCGGTGATGATATTGATGGCGGTTGTCGCATTTTTTGTCAACGGGACAGCGGTCCTCATTTTAAAGAAACACCGCCACTCCTTGAACATCCGGGCAGCGATGTGGCATCTGATTGATGACCTGTTGGGCTTTGTTGCCGTCCTTGTTGGTGGCGTTGTCATCAGATTGACCGGCTGGTCAATTGTTGACCCCATTCTTTCCATTGCTGTTGCCTGCCTGGTGATTTTTGGTGTCTGGCGGATTTTTAGAGAGGCAACAAGCATTTTAATTGACGCCACACCCAGGGATTTGAATTTTGACCAGGTGCAGAGGTTTATCAAGGATTTCTCACCCCTGATTGAAAATGTCCATGACCTGCACATCTGGACCTTGGGTGAGGAGGAGCGGGCTTTGATGGCGCATCTGGTGGTAAAGGACAACTCATTGAGCAGTTTTCATCCGCTGCTATCAAAACTGAACTGTGCATTAAAGGAGCGGTTTGCCATCAACCACATCACCCTTGAACTTGAGTGCGAACAGTGCAAGTCAAAGGATGATGTCTGTATTAATTAGCAACCTGTTGTTCATAAGTGTCTTAATTTTAATATATTTAGCCAACTGAAAAATTGCTGCGGGTATCAATGGGGGAGTGACCCCCGGGGTCGATTCCCATCTAAAAGGCGGGGGAAAATTCAACCTGAATCTTTGGCGGGATTGTAATTAAAGAAAATTTGCAAAAACCTTTTGGGATTTTCCCATTTCTGATTATTTTGAATCAAAAGGACAACCGGTTTTATGCCCTCACCCGACGCAGGCGCAGGGAGTTGGTAACAACATTGATTGAGGAGAGCGCCATCGCCATCTCGGCAATTATCGGATGCAATAGCCCGAGCATCGCCAAAGGAATGGCAAGGACATTGTAAAACAGCGCCCAGAAGAGGTTCTGTTTTATTTTTCTGAAGGTGGCGCGGGAGAGTTTGACAGCCGAGACAACGCCGGTCAGTTCACCGCGGA
Proteins encoded in this window:
- a CDS encoding cation diffusion facilitator family transporter; this encodes MEANHRHSHQVQARSLILALALNLSFAVAEIITGLLANSLVLLAGAVHDFGDAVGLGLSYVGLRLSVLPPNRRRTFGYRKVRILITFVNALALGVFTVLIIRAAIVRIFSPEPVKSPVMILMAVVAFFVNGTAVLILKKHRHSLNIRAAMWHLIDDLLGFVAVLVGGVVIRLTGWSIVDPILSIAVACLVIFGVWRIFREATSILIDATPRDLNFDQVQRFIKDFSPLIENVHDLHIWTLGEEERALMAHLVVKDNSLSSFHPLLSKLNCALKERFAINHITLELECEQCKSKDDVCIN